The Coffea arabica cultivar ET-39 chromosome 2c, Coffea Arabica ET-39 HiFi, whole genome shotgun sequence genome includes the window AAGATGAGTTTCAACGTGACAACATCTTTTACACGAGGTGCCATGTGACCAACAAGGTATGCAGTTTGGTAATTGACCCCGGAAGTTGCACTAATGTTGCTAGTgcattgatggtggagaaactaaaCTTGCCAACTAGTAAGCACCCCCGTCCCTACAAGCTTCAATGGTTAAACAACAGTGGAGAGGTACGTGTTCTTAAGCAAGTTTTGGTTACTTTTCGCATTGGTAGGTATGAAGATGATGTTATGTGTGATGTAGTACCAATGCAAGCTGCACATATACTCTTAGGGcgtccttggcaatttgacaaaagagtcacttttgatggtttcttgaacaaatactcttttatgcataattgtaaaaagattaCACTTGCACCTCTTACACCTCAACAAGTACATGAGGATCAAGTTAGTCTACAAAAAGAGTATGACTTGCATGCTACCACCAAGAAGGACAACGCCAAAGCTAAGAAATTAGTGTTGACCGACCCTTCTTCAAGCAAGTTGGATCACTCTCATTCGGTCTTCCAGCCCACACAGGAGAGAAAACCCAGCATGCTTGCCAAGGTGAAAGATATGAGAAAGGCCTTGCATTCTAATcagattttatttattttatttggcaAGGAATCCTTACTCACTAATGCTCTTGATGCTTCTTTGCCTAGTGTTATTACTAACCTCTTACAGGAGTATCAACACGTCTTTCCTGAGGATATACCTAATGGTTTGCCTCCATTAaggggaattgaacatcaaattgatttcattcctggCTCTTCCCTTCCAAACAAGGCACCATATAGGACCAATCCTGAGGAAACCAAGGAGCAAAACGACAAGTGGAGGAGTTGCTTGGTAAGGGTTGGATTCAAGAGAGTCTAAACCCTTGTGCTGTACCAGTTCTACTTGTTtcaaagaaagatggaggatgGAGAATGTGCACTGATTGTAGGGCAATTAATGCCATCACGGTAAAGTACCGCCATCCCATACCTCGTTTGAatgacatgcttgatgaattacatggtgctatcatttttactaaaattgatttgaaaagtggttaccatcaaattcgcatgaaagaaggagatgaatggaaaactgcatttaaaacaaaacatggaCTTTTTGATTAgttggtcatgccttttgggctaACCAATGCACCAAGTACTTTTATGAGACTCATGAATCATGTTTTACGCTCTTTCATTGGTAAATTTGTGgtcgtttactttgatgacattttgatctATAGTAAGACTCTAGATGAGCATGTTGTGCATTTACAAATGGTCCTCGATGCACTTCGCAAGGCAAGCCTctacgctaaccttaagaagtgtacCTTTTGCACAAATCAATTGGTTTTCCTAGGATATGTTGTTAGTGAGCAGGGAATTCATGTTGATCAAGAAAAGGTGAAGGCTATTAGCGAATGGCCAACCCCTACCAATGTAAGTGAGGTGAGAAGTTTCCATGGCTTGGCCAGCTTCTATAGGCGGTTTGTcaaggattttagcaccattgctgccCCACTTACGTCAATTGTCAAAAAAGATGTGCAATTTCATTGGGGAGAGGAACaagctaagtctttccaattacttaaacacaagctcacacatgcacctgttcttagtttacctaattttgacaaaacttttgaagtagagtgtgatgcttctggtataggtattggagctgttttACTCCAAGAGGGTCACCCAGTTGCCTACTTTAGCGAGAAGTTGAATGGAGCTGCTCTAAACTACTCAACCTATGATAAGGAACTAATGGCCTTAGTGCGAGCTCTACAAACATGGCAACATTACCTTCGCCCTCGTGAGTTTGTCTTGCACACAGATCATGAGTCGCTCAAGCATATCAAGTCCCAAGACAAGTTGAGCAAGCGACATGCACGATGGATTACCTTCATTGACAGTTTTACTTTTGTGATCAAATACAAGACAGGTAAGACGAATGTGGTGGCTGATGCACTCTCACGAAggtatgcacttatcactactttagatgctaagttgcttggtTTTGAATTCCTTAAAGATCTTTATGCAACTGACTCAgattttggtgagatttttGTCTCCTTGCCACGACACTCTCGTGAGCACTATTTCATCTCTTAGGGGTTCTTATACTACAAGGACAAGCTTTGCATTCCCAAGAGCTCCATGCGCACCCTCCTAGTGAGCGAAGCTCATGGAGGAggactaatgggacactttggcattGCCAAGACCTTAATGATTCTCTAAGAGCATTTCTTCTGGCCACGCATGAGGAGTGACGTAGAACGGCACATTGAAAGGTGTGTGACTTGTCACCAAGCCAAATCAAAGGTACACCCTTATGGTCTCTATACACCTTTGCCAATTCCACATGAACCATGGGTTGATCTGTcaatggattttgtgcttggacTACCTAGGACTAGAAAATGACATGATTCAATCTATGTGGTAATTGACCGCTTCTCCAAAATGGCCCATTTTACtccttgtcttaaaacagaTGATGCTAAGCATGTTGCAGATTTATTCTTTCGTGAGATAGTTAGATTACATGGCATGCCACGCACTATTGTTTCTGATAGGGACGCTAAATTCcttagctatttttggaaaactttgtggtgtAAACTAGGTACTAAATTActattttctacttctagccacccacaaactgatggtcaaACCGAAGCGGTTAATAGGACTTTATCTACCCTGTTGCGCGCAATTATAAAAAAGAAcattaaatcttgggaagattgcttaccacatgtggaatttgcatacaatcgcacTGTTCATTCTGCTACACATTATTCGCCGTTTGAAATTGTGTATGGTTTTAACCCTCTCACACCTTTGAATTTAACTCCTTTACCTGTTCATGAGAGAGTTAACTTGGATGATAAGAACAAAGCTGCATATGTACGTGAGTTACACACTAAGGTGCGAGCCAACATCGAGAAGCGTACACTTCAATACATCCAAAGTGCCAACAAGGGGCGCCGCAAGATGGTCTTTGAGCCTGGCGATTGGGTATGGATACACATGCGCAAAGAGAGGTTCCCAGTCAAAAGGCGTAGTAAGCTACTCCCACGGGAAGATGGTCCATTCCAAGTCCTGGAGCGTATaaatgacaatgcctacaaacttGAACTTCCAGGTGAGTATGGGGTACATGCTACTTTTAATGTATCTGACTTGAGTCCTTTTTATGCAAACGATGAgtttgatttgaggacaaatcgccTTCAAGAGAAGGGGACTAATGAGGAGGGGCTCAAGGCTGCTCAAACTTCTAGTGCTCAGGTCATGCAAATACCCAATGGTCCAATTACAAGAGCGCGTGCTAGGAGAAttcaagaatcacttcaagctcttgtttgcacgattcaagaacgagttggtgatgacttgaggaccattgaaggattacataatggagaaactactctatacactttccttcaaatggaagaaccaagtgaagactagttcacGGAGCACTAGCttgctaattagggttttagttcccattattagttgtttgttagcattaataatttcggtcaattttcacttcactttgACCGAATTCACAGTCTTAATTTTAGTCAATTAATTGTTAGATATTTTCacccttaatgaagggcaaggtcgtccattggacattctagggtttgagtcttgtaaggctatatatagcctaggttttcattcattaaaggacagttttcagattttataaaatatacgtgagtttattcactctctcttgtctcaagagaatttcctttgaatacttgagaattaatctcaagttgttcatcgaacttatcaatcaagtagtctccttgattgtggcgttcttctatctatacttttggttcactaaatttgctagtcgtgggttaaggaCGCTCCTTAGTTCGAGActtgtgattctagaagggtcaaagttccgccaatcatcccaacttggtgttcgtctagatccgtctcacatcatCTTGATTGGCCAGAAGAGTATCGAACAGATTTAGCAGAATTTTCATTACCTTCCTCCTAAtatctctctctatttttcctCGCTCTCTCCTTCCTCTCCTTCCTCTGTCTCTCTGTAATCTTCTTCCCCAAAATTTCTGAATCGATACCAAAGCCAGTACAGAAATGGAGTCCGAAGCCTGACATGTGGTAAATTTAAGGGAGGCAGGGGTAgaacccctgacctccagcatcatcaaagaaggTGATGAcactggaccaaatggccagtggcTCCTAGATGCATACTCAATGACCAACAAACAAACGGCCACAACCAAACCAATCAAATTTTATTCTCAACTGATGCAACGGAAGAGAAATATCAAAATCATAAGGGATTCCATATAAGATGAAGCGAATGATTTTATACAGAAGATGTAATCATAAGGGACATGTTTGGAATTCACTCTTCACATCATTCATTAGTTCTGAAGCACTAATTTGGTAAGGTGATTATAGAGTCGTGGTGACCTCAATTTGAATATTATGATTTGTATGTATGCACATTGAAAAGATGGGATGGAGAGTTTTTAGTATGTTGAATTTAGAGCTGTTAATTATACCCAAAACCCAACAACCCACCCAACCCACCCATTAATTTGAGAAGTTGGGTTGGGTAAGTTGGGTTTTGGgttaattttgggttgggtaataAAAATCCATATATATTTTGGGCGGTTTGGATATTTATGTTGGGCACCCATTACCCaacttaaattaaaaaaaaaaacaaaaaaacaagttAATTTAAAGCGGTACCCGACCTGCCCCGTTGAGGAATTGTAATTTGGAGCGGTTCAGAGGATGTGCCCATTGAAACATGATGTGACATagactttttttattttattattttttttactatgTAACGTAGCTTCAATTGCTTGGTTCTGAGCAAAATGTTGAGcttctttatttatttgtttctaCATTATTGTTTTCCATTTTGGCCAAAAGCTTGTTTAACTCTCCAATATGCTCCGCCAATGACAAATATTTAAGATGATGAATCCACTTAAAATACAAGGCTCTATTTCGATTGCTGAGG containing:
- the LOC140035744 gene encoding uncharacterized protein — translated: MKKRFVPSHYHRDLYQKLQTLTQGPRSVEDYYKDMKIFMLRADIQEDREATMARFLSGLRVEIADQLELQYYVEIDDMVDKAIKIEQRLKRRGTTRNYNSNPQPFTRPFQPRREERGPNTWNPPKPKQDHGSSSRPPFTKTDSKVVSKPTIETSKPRNRDTKCWRCQGVGHIANQCPNPRTMRVLPNGDIVTDDEEEDYKDMPPLVEEEDEIEEVSTQDKVGLVARRALATQASKDEFQRDNIFYTRCHVTNKVCSLVIDPGSCTNVASALMVEKLNLPTSKHPRPYKLQWLNNSGEITLAPLTPQQVHEDQVSLQKEYDLHATTKKDNAKAKKLVLTDPSSSKLDHSHSVFQPTQERKPSMLAKVKDMRKALHSNQILFILFGKESLLTNALDASLPSVITNLLQEYQHVFPEDIPNGLPPLRGIEHQIDFIPGSSLPNKAPYRTNPEETKEQNDKWRSCLKDGGWRMCTDCRAINAITVKYRHPIPRLNDMLDELHGIGAVLLQEGHPVAYFSEKLNGAALNYSTYDKELMALVRALQTWQHYLRPREFVLHTDHESLKHIKSQDKLSKRHARWITFIDSFTFVIKYKTGKTNVVADALSRRYALITTLDAKLLGFEFLKDLYATDSDFGEIFVSLPRHSREHYFIS